The sequence CGAGTGAAGATGGAACAGCCGATCCTGATGATGCACTTGAGGGCTTGATTAAACAAGCCAAGAACATTGTTTGCGGAAAGCAATTTGCTGAACGACCACTGGAGTACTTGGTAGATGCGCTCAGGCAAGCCTGCGGCTATGAACTCAAGTGGGAATCAGATATCGATGTAGGCGATCAAGCCCGAATCGAGCGGATCAAGCAAATTATGCTCTTCAGCAACGAAGATCGAACATATGAGCGAAGAGAGGGACAGGATCCTCGAGGGTTTCAGGAGGATATGACAGCACATGCCGCTGGCTTTCTGTCCCCGCTGATTGAACGGATTGATGTTGGTTGGCCTTCAGAACTGCTGCGATCTGGAGTTGTGCTGGTGGATTTGCCGGGCGTGGGTATTGCTCAGGATTCCTACCGAGACGTGACCAAATCCTATGTGCGCGATAAAGCTCGCGCCGTGATCGTCACCGTTGATAGGGCTGGCCCCACGGAGTCCACTATGGAGCTCCTTCGTACCAGCGGATATTGGCAGCGCTTAGTAGGCGCTGCAGATGATCCAGCTAGTGACGCTTGCACAATGCTGATAGCGGTCACTAAAGTCGATGATGTCACCCAGACTGAGTGGCAGAATCAAATCTCCACCCTAGAAGAAGGTGCACAACGCCCTAAAAAAAGAGATGTGTTTGCGCAACTCGTGGAGGAATTCAAGCCACGGATGAAATCCCAGATTGTCGAGCAGCTAGGTAAAATTGGTGATTCATCCAACGAGTCGGTCAATGCTGCTAGGGGGCAGGCCCGTGCAAGCATTATGGATTCACTGGAAATACATCCTGTTTCGGCTACTGAGCTACGCAGAATCCTGCTTGATGATGAGGATGATCGCCCTTTTCTGACAACCGTTGAACAGACAGGCATTTCGGAGCTGCAGGATTCTTTGGCTGGTCTTGCGCGACGTGAAACGGAGAGACAACGTCAAGCGATCGAGGAGCTGACTCAGAGGCTGGCGACAAGCCTGATTAGTGAGATGCAGCTCATCGAGGCAAGGTGGAAACAGGAAAACCGAGCGGCAGAGGAAGCCGAAAGACTTGAGAAGGCTCTCACTCCAATTCTTAATGATAAGAAGGAGGAATACCGCGCTCGCGCGGCTGCCTTTCGCAACTTTCTGGATGAGACTGTACAGGCGAAGATTGAAGCCCTGGTTTTGGAAGCACAGATAGCAGCCGAGAAAGACGTAAAGGAATATCTTTCTAGCCTGAGAGGTGCTCACTGGGGGACCCTGCGTGCGGCCGTGCGCCGAGGTGGCACATTTTATGGAAGCAGAAATATTAACCTTCCTGATGATATTACTGGATATTTTCTAGAGCCAATGGCAGCGGTTTGGGGCCAGAAGCTCTTGCGGGTAATCCGCGCGAAAACTTCCGATCTCGCAAGCGATACTGTTCAGATGGTTGAAGAGCTATGCGATTGGGCTATAGAGAATGGCGGGGTGACAGTAAGAAAGCAACTCCTACAGGCCCAGCGAGATCGTATATCCGCATTGGCGAAGCAGATCAAATCTGTTGGCAAGGAAGCTGTTGATGAGCTGCGACAGACCGTGAAATCAGAACTGTCATCAACTATCCGACAGCCAATCAAAATCTCATGTGAGCAGTTTGTTAAAAACGGAAATGACATTGGCCCTGGCGTCAAGCTGCGCATATTGGAATTGTTTTCCGACTTGGCTAAAGTGGCGACCTCTGCAGCCAAGGAGCCTGCTATTCGCATTCTTCAAGAGAATGCAACTCGCGTGCGAATGGAAGTCCAGCAGGAGTTGAAAAAGGGGGGCGATCCCTTGCAAGATACTGCTGATCTAATCGTTGAGAGCCACGAGGCACGGGTCCGTCGGTCTGATGCTCAAAAGCGCCGGACTGTTCTGATGGAGGTTGGTGCGGTGATTGACGGATTTCCTAATATGTCATCTGAAAATCTCCGCGCCGAAGTCCCGGGCTAGGAGGAAGCGATGCTTTTCGAGTACTCGGGTCATCAAAGAGCTTTATTGAGAACAGTCGATGACTTTGGCTTTGTTACGTATGATCTAGTCGGCATTCCAAGGCGGCTCTGTGAGATCGATTCACTCCCGCCTCTAGTCGAAACCAATGTCGATAAGCGTCGGGCAAAGCAGCTCCCCACACCCGCTGCCCAATTGGTGAAGCTAGAGCTCGCCGAGGGTGATAATTGGCTTTCCCTATCTTCAAGAACACTTGCGCGGGTATACGCTGCATTTCTTGTTGCTGAGGATCCTCAACGTCGCTTAGACGCGCGTAAAGCAGCCACCCTCATGCATCAAGTGAGCTTAGTCCAGCACATTTTACAGCGTCCCGATCTCAAGAAAGTTCTTATTGGTGATGAGGTTGGGCTCGGGAAGACTATTGAAGCGGGCCTGATCATTCGCCAGCTGCTTGAACGAGACTCTCGGATCCGAGTTCTATACTTAGCACCAGCTCGCTTGGTCTCTAACGTTGCAAGTGAGTTTCGCGATAAGCTTGATCTGGATGCACGTGTATGGGTGGCCGGCTCTGGTTCTGACGCCCGGATAGAGGACGACAGGATCGTTATTGCAAGTATTCACAAAGCAGTCTTTGGAGACAACCTCGACAAAGTAGTCAAAGGAGGGCCGTGGGATGTCCTTATCGTTGATGAATGCCACCATCTTTCCGACTGGAGCCCGTCTGGTGGCAAGCCTAACCAGTCTTTCAAGCTTGTAAGCCAGCTCATCAAGGGTCAGCCCGAAGAAGGGCGCCTGGTCCTCATGAGTGGAACCCCACATCAAGGGAGTGAAACCAGATTCCGTAATATTCTCAGATTGCTCTCTGACGATGGTAAAGACATCAAGGGTGCTGCAGGTCGTGTCATCTTTCGCACAAAAGATCGTGTTCGAGATTGGAGAGGAGCACCGCTTTTCCCGTCCCGTGATATCCGGAAGCCAGTCGTCGTAGAGCTCGGTAAAAACTACGAAGAATGGTATTCCTTGGTCGGCAAGCTTTATGACATAGATGGACTCAATGGAGTTCGCCTGCGTGCTGCAGGATGGGCAAAGGGGCAGGCTCTGCAGTGGGCTGCTTCGAGCGTTCAAGCGGGACTTGGCTTCTTAATCCGACTAGGAATTCGGCGTCTGAATTGGACTTTAGAGCATCCTTCACTGAGTCCAGCCCTCGCAGCTCTAAGGCCCTACCGGGGAGGCCCAGCGAATGAGCCAATACCTACACTCTTTGATCGGCTGGTCAAGCAGGTTGGTAAAGCTGCCCTGCAGCAGGTAGGAGATGAAGACGAGGAGGATTGGGATGAAGAGGAGTGGCGGCCTGATCCGAAATTGCTGGCTCAGTTGCTCGATGAAGGCGTGCAGCTGATTGAGAGTGGATCGTCGCAAGCAAAGTGGGATGCCGTTTGTGACTTGATCGATCGGTTTGAGGGAGACAAGGTGGTTCTCTTTGCGCAGCCTGTAGAGACGGTTTCTGTTGTGGCAGCTGTCCTTGAAAAGCGATATGGCATTAAGCCAGCGATCATCATTGGTAACCAGCCTGACCATGAGCGGACTGCACAAGTCACGCGCTTTCAATCGGACGACGGCCCCCGCTTTCTTGTTTCTTCAAAGGCCGGTGGCGAAGGACTCAATATGCAGCGTGCCAGGTATCTGATCCATCTCGATGTTCCCTGGAACCCCATGGATTTGGAGCAGCGGATTGGCAGGGTTCATCGATTTGGATCACGCAAGACCATTGTGGTTGACACCGTGGTTGCAGCAGGGAGTAGGGAAATCGATATGTATCGGATTGCGAGAGACAAGCTCGCATTGGTGGCACGCCATCTGGATCCCGAACAGTTTGAGACCTTGTTCAGTCGAGTGATGTCACTTGTCCCCCCAAAGGAGCTTGAGGCCATCTTGGGCGACCTTTCTGGACCGCTTGCTATCGACTCGCCTGGGGCGGAGGAGATAGGACGGCTCGTTAATGAAGGCTTTCACTCCTGGAGCCGCTTTGATGATGCGTATCGACGCCAAGCAGAGCTCATCAGAGCTGCCAGCCCGGGTGAAGCGCACTGGGCTGACCTCGCTGCCTTGCTCGTTAAGTACTGTGGTGCCTCAGATGGCCCTGGCGCTACATTTTCCTCCT is a genomic window of Cyanobium sp. Tous-M-B4 containing:
- a CDS encoding DEAD/DEAH box helicase, with protein sequence MKLELAEGDNWLSLSSRTLARVYAAFLVAEDPQRRLDARKAATLMHQVSLVQHILQRPDLKKVLIGDEVGLGKTIEAGLIIRQLLERDSRIRVLYLAPARLVSNVASEFRDKLDLDARVWVAGSGSDARIEDDRIVIASIHKAVFGDNLDKVVKGGPWDVLIVDECHHLSDWSPSGGKPNQSFKLVSQLIKGQPEEGRLVLMSGTPHQGSETRFRNILRLLSDDGKDIKGAAGRVIFRTKDRVRDWRGAPLFPSRDIRKPVVVELGKNYEEWYSLVGKLYDIDGLNGVRLRAAGWAKGQALQWAASSVQAGLGFLIRLGIRRLNWTLEHPSLSPALAALRPYRGGPANEPIPTLFDRLVKQVGKAALQQVGDEDEEDWDEEEWRPDPKLLAQLLDEGVQLIESGSSQAKWDAVCDLIDRFEGDKVVLFAQPVETVSVVAAVLEKRYGIKPAIIIGNQPDHERTAQVTRFQSDDGPRFLVSSKAGGEGLNMQRARYLIHLDVPWNPMDLEQRIGRVHRFGSRKTIVVDTVVAAGSREIDMYRIARDKLALVARHLDPEQFETLFSRVMSLVPPKELEAILGDLSGPLAIDSPGAEEIGRLVNEGFHSWSRFDDAYRRQAELIRAASPGEAHWADLAALLVKYCGASDGPGATFSSFEFSNDEIIAIEENVGTIQANGKIYACGDTGGLLAAGPGGEVAANLGLNLDWVQRNLRNILTPDRPVGIAFVNRSPNLSQDSKGGDVTVFLFLLRQQLRHEAGRWSEGMVELRLFSVDRENPPEEVLGEAKARLVRALSSSTRVKDPQSVRIREDFPSLENELFSMLRTPSEDDIARGVRYVVWPLAAVAVIP
- a CDS encoding dynamin family protein, which encodes MNAHELLEWYEQSARPFLERHSPDRLEALQADQERLSRLLDSKDEVTVCFLGNSGVGKSTLLNALAAGASQILPAGGIGPLTAQATEVRYSEEKFFHVTYHPKKNLWRLAFALESRLQAERRAAKRKHGSEVIADGVPAEEAGLSELASELTQDDLAEVLQQAQVEPVDSSEDGTADPDDALEGLIKQAKNIVCGKQFAERPLEYLVDALRQACGYELKWESDIDVGDQARIERIKQIMLFSNEDRTYERREGQDPRGFQEDMTAHAAGFLSPLIERIDVGWPSELLRSGVVLVDLPGVGIAQDSYRDVTKSYVRDKARAVIVTVDRAGPTESTMELLRTSGYWQRLVGAADDPASDACTMLIAVTKVDDVTQTEWQNQISTLEEGAQRPKKRDVFAQLVEEFKPRMKSQIVEQLGKIGDSSNESVNAARGQARASIMDSLEIHPVSATELRRILLDDEDDRPFLTTVEQTGISELQDSLAGLARRETERQRQAIEELTQRLATSLISEMQLIEARWKQENRAAEEAERLEKALTPILNDKKEEYRARAAAFRNFLDETVQAKIEALVLEAQIAAEKDVKEYLSSLRGAHWGTLRAAVRRGGTFYGSRNINLPDDITGYFLEPMAAVWGQKLLRVIRAKTSDLASDTVQMVEELCDWAIENGGVTVRKQLLQAQRDRISALAKQIKSVGKEAVDELRQTVKSELSSTIRQPIKISCEQFVKNGNDIGPGVKLRILELFSDLAKVATSAAKEPAIRILQENATRVRMEVQQELKKGGDPLQDTADLIVESHEARVRRSDAQKRRTVLMEVGAVIDGFPNMSSENLRAEVPG